The Nitrososphaerales archaeon genome contains the following window.
GGTAGCGATCAGGGTCTCCCAAATTAAACCCAGATTGGTAGTATTACATGGCCCAAAGATCGTCGATCGACTCGCTCTAGACCTGGCCGAAAGGGAGAGGATCATTCTTGCTTTATCTCACCTTCCTAATGAGGATGGTTTCATAGAGATTTTGAGTAAGCTTTAAGTCTTAATTCGACTTAGAAGTGGTGTCCAAAGATGCAAACTATACTGGAAACCATGGTAAAGTTGGGTGTAGTCGTACTATTAGCATTCATCTCTTATTTGAATAATATGATCGACCGTGTGGGCACATTCGTAGCGATTCTGATCGGGTTTTCGGTGGTGCTAGGTGGTGGTTGGTCTTGGTTCATAACGCTCTTAACCTTCTTCGTAGTTTCTACTCAATTTACAAGGTTCAAATATGAGTATAAGAAGAAGATAGGTTGCGCCGAAGGTGATGGTGGTCGAAGAAGCTGGAGGAATATCATCGCGAATGGTGGTGTCGCCGCATTCATAGCCCTTATGGAGGGTGTATCGACAAACGATGGATTTGAAAGGGTAATATATGGTATCGCTTTCGTTGGAGCTATTTCTACAGCCACAGCTGACACGCTAGCTACCGAGATCGGGTTGATAAGTAGATCATCACCAAGGTTGATTACGAACTTGAAGAGGAAAGTCCCTCAAGGCACATCGGGAGGTGTTACATTATTGGGTGAGTTTGCGAGTATCTTCGGATCTTTACTCATAGGGTTGGTAGCAGCGCTCTTGAATGTTGCGAATACTTCAGTCATTAAAGTGATCATAATCTCAACGATCAG
Protein-coding sequences here:
- a CDS encoding DUF92 domain-containing protein; its protein translation is MQTILETMVKLGVVVLLAFISYLNNMIDRVGTFVAILIGFSVVLGGGWSWFITLLTFFVVSTQFTRFKYEYKKKIGCAEGDGGRRSWRNIIANGGVAAFIALMEGVSTNDGFERVIYGIAFVGAISTATADTLATEIGLISRSSPRLITNLKRKVPQGTSGGVTLLGEFASIFGSLLIGLVAALLNVANTSVIKVIIISTISGFVGSTIDSILGATVQGLYRCQVCGSLTESIQHHDNPTLLIKGFHHINNHVVNFIATLAGALLSITLFFLI